The Alphaproteobacteria bacterium sequence CGGCGCTGGCGCCGGACGCCAGGTCGGTGATGGTGAGGCGGTTGTCCCCGTCCATCGTGCCGGGCCGCCAGAGGCGCAGGGGCGCCTCCGGCAGGCCGCACTGGGTGGCGGAGTGGGCGACGGTGATCAGGGCCGGGTCGCGCAATTGCTGGTCCGGCGCGGCGCGGACCGCGCCCAGCCGGGTCTGCTCGGTGTCGCGCGACGCCACCAGCCGGCCGAGATTGGCCATCATGCCGCCGTCGCCGGCCTTGGCCGCGGTCTCGCCGATGGGGCCGTCATAGGGGCCGGCAATGGTGCGGGTCTTGCCCGCGGCGTCGTTGATCATGACCATGCCGCCGGCGGGCACGGCCACCGCGGTCGCGGAATCGACCATCGACCCCGGTTGCAGGCCCGGCACGGTGCTGGAGAGCACGACCACGGGCGCGGCGTGCAGCGCCCCTGCCGTCATCGCCCCCGCCGCCATGACCAGCCCGATTGCAAGCAGCAGTGTCCGCCAAAGCCGCACCGTCATTTCTCCTTCAACTCCATGCGCGCGCCGGTCTCGCCGGCTGCCAGCCTTTGCCGGTGCAATGCTACCACAGGATCGTCGCCGAGACAGGCCAGCAGGGTGTGCGCCCGCGCGGGATCGCAACCCAGGGCCGCATAGGCGGCGCGATAGCGGTCGAGCCAGTCCGGCGCCGCGGCCGCGTTCAGGGTGGCGACGGCGATGGCGTCGCGCTTGCCCTTCAGCACGATGTCGCCGATGGGCTGCACCGGCAGCGGCGCGTCCAGATGCGCTTCCGCCTCGCGGAGGCAGACGCCGCTCACGGCGATGCGAGTGCCGAACGCCTTGTTGGCGCCCTCCAGCCGGGCGGCGGTGTTCATGGCATCGCCCAGCGCGGTGTAGTCGAAGCGCAGCCGGCCGCCGAAATTGCCGACCGTCGCCTCGCCGGAATGGACGCCGATCCGGGTCGTGCCCAGGCGGGCGTCGGTACGCTCGGCCCGGAACCGTTCGGCAAAGGCGTCGATGGCCATGGCACAGCGCACCGCATGGGCGGCGTGGGCCGGGTCGTGACCGGGCACGCCGAACAGGGCGACGACCGCGTCGCCGATATATTTGTCGACCACGCCGCGATGGGCCATGACGATGGCGCTGACCCCGTCCAGATAGTCGTTCAGCAGGCGGCCGAGCGCCTCGGGCGCCATCGCCTCGCTCATGCCGGTGAAGCCCTCAAGGTCGGTGAAGAGGAAGCTCATCTCGCGCCGCTCGCCGCCCAGGCGCAGGCCGGACGGGTCGCGCACCAGCTCTTCCACCAGTTGCGGCGCCAGATAATGGGCGAAGGCCGAGCGGATGAAGCGGCGTTCGCGATGGGCCAGCAGCGCGTCCAGGCCCATGGTGGCGCCAGCGCCGAGCAGCAGCGCCAGCAGGGCCGCTGTCACCGGCAGCACCGCACCGCCGAGGCTCGCGAGGCCGATGGCTCCGGCGAGCCACCCGCCGGCCAGCACGATCAGCGCCGGCAGCTTCAGCAGCCAATGCCAGCGCGCCATTGCCACCAGCGCGGCCAGGACGGCCAGCGCCAGCACGGCGGCCCAGCGCGCCGGCGCCGGCCATTCCGGCACCAGCCGGTTGTCGAGCAGTTGCGCCACCAGATGGGCGTGGATCGCCACGCCGGCGGTGGCGGGGCCGCCCAGCACTGCCGATAGCGGCGTCGCATGTCGGTCCTGTTGCGGCAGGTCCGCACCGACCAGCACGATCCGGTCCTTGAACCAGCCGGCCAGCACCGCCGGGTTTGCGGCCATCAGCGGCAGGATCAGCGCGGGCGTGGTCTGGAATGGCGGCGAGCCGTCGGTGCCGGGCAGGCGCCAGTCGACGGTCCAGGTCTCGCCCGCCCCGTCCGGGCCATCGCGGCCGGCAAGAGCTGCGGCGAGGCTGGGGGTATCGGTGCCGGCCAGCCCGCGGCTGTGGCGGCGGACCATGCCGTCCGGATCGGTGGTCAGGTTGGCGAAGCCGAAGCGGCCGCCGCTCTCCGCCCCGAACGTCCGGAGCCAGGCGGTTTGCGGTGCGGTCATGCCCGACCGGGCATCGGCCCAGGCCAGCACCACCGGCCCCGGAAACGCCTTGATGGCGGCGGCGAGGCGCGCGTCCTTTGCCGGCTCGGTCGGCTGGTCCAGCAGGATGTCGAGGCCGACGGCCCGGGCGCCCGCCGCGCCCAGCAACCTCACCACATCGGCCAGCAGCCCGCGGTCCACCGGCGAGCGATAGGGCAGGCGGGCCATGGTCGCCTCGTCGACGGCGACGATGGACAGGCGCGAATCCTGCCCGGCCGCGGGGCTGGCCATGGCGATCCGGATGCGGTCGGCAATGCCGGTCTCCAGCCCGTGCAGTGGGCCGACCCAGCGCACGGCCGCAAGCGCCAGCGCCGCCGCGACCGCGGCAATCGCCAGCAATCCGCCCGCCCGCCGGGCGGTTTTTCGCGAGGGAGAGACCAAACCAGACCCTTTGCGCAACACCGTAGCGCCACCGGGCGCCTGCGAATTTTTCCCGCCAATTTAGCAGGTTGGATCGAAATCCCAACTTAAGATAGCTTCGGCCGACCTTGTCCGGAGTCACCGCGTGCCGATCCTGAACCGCCTGCAACTGCCCCTTCTGTTCGCGGCCCTGCTGCTGCTGTCCGCCTGTGCCCAGTATGTGAAAACGCCGCCCCTGTCACCGTCGCCCACCACGGTGAGCCCCGAGGACGAGCTGGCCGCCCGTCTCGCCCGCATCACGCCGCCGGTGACCGGCGACGGCACCGAGCCGGTCTGGCTGCCGCGGCCGCATTCCAACGTGAAGCAGCCGCAGGTGGGCGACGATCTCGGCCACGGCATCACGGTCACGCCGGAACTGGCCGTGCTGTTCCAGGCATCGGCGGACAAGGACTGGCAGTACTGGAAAGCGGCGCTCGGCGCCGCCGAACGCTCGCTGCCGCATACGCCGGAGGCGGCCTATATCCTCAGCTCGCAGCGGATCAAGACCATGATCCACGCCGGCCGGCCGGCGGAAGCGTTCGAGGAACTGGCGCGGCTCAACCGTATCGAGAGCGACCTGTTCGGCGACAATTCCGAAACCCTATCCCAGTACGGCCAGTACAATTTCTGGCTGAACCGCCCGGACGAGGCGATCGAATATTACAGCCTGATGCTGGACAATCTGGGCGACTGGTGGATTCCGACCTTCTACTACGGCAAGCCGGAAAATATCGGCAATGCCAAGCGGCTGGCTGGCGCCATGGTGCGGGCCTATATCGGCATGTCCGGCGCCTATGTGATGAAAAAGGACTACCGCACCGCCATGGCCTGGGGCCGGCTGGGGCTGGAACGGGCGCAGGACATTATCGGCATTTCGCACCATCCCATTTACGGCCTGTTCGTCGTCCCCACGGCCTACATGTACGAGGGTCATGCCTGGATGCTGACCTTCTACGCCGCCGCCCGCCTGGGCGTCAGCGGCGACCGGGAGGCGAACCAGCCGCTGATCGACGCGGCCAAGGCCTATTTCCGGCAGGCCCAATACCGCTGGGGCGACCTGGTGGTCGATTCGGTCATCGACTTCGTCGCCTATGACCGGGGCTTGCAGCCGCAGGAAACCGCCCGCATCGGCCCTCTGCCCGAACCGGGCCTGGCGACGCCGGAGCGGCTGGCCGCGGCGCGCCATGTGCGGCCCGCCGGCCTGGAGACGCGCGAGGCCATCGCCCTGCCCATCCCCCATCCGGATTCGATCCGCCTGCCGGGCGCAGGTGAGGTCAACTCGTTCAACTTCACCGTCAGCCCGGCGCTGGCGAAGGCCAATGCGGCCTTCCTGCGGGGCGAATACGGGGCGGCGGCCGGGCTCTACGCCGCCATCGCCCGCGATGAGAAAGAGCCGCTGAAGCGCTGGCATGCCTCGGCCCAGGCGATCAAGGCGATGATCGCCGCCGGCCGCTCCGCCGATGCCCTGGCCGCGCTCCCGGCCAATGCGGAGTTGGAGCAGGCGTTTTTCGGCACCAATCTGGGCGCCAGGGCGTTGCGGGGCGACGCCAAATTCTGGCTCGGCGACTATGACGGCGCGGTGCGGGACTATCTGCAGGTGGCGGAGGCGCTGGGCAGTTTCCGGCCGCCGACCCTGTTCGTGTTCCCGCCGCAGATCCCGCAGCTCTCGCTCATGAACCAGGCGCAGTTCCGCGCCTATCTGGGGATCGCGCGGGCGCTGATGTACAAGGGCGACTACGCCGCCGCCCTGCCCTGGGCCGAAGCGGCGGAGCAGTTGTTCGAGGAAACCCATTACGCCTGGCAGCACGAGCTTTATCGTGCCTATCTGAAGATCGACCGCGACATGTTTTTCGGCCGCGGCCTGAACCTGGCGGTGATGGCCGCGGCCCGGCTGGTGCTGGGGCAGGACGAGCCCCAGGGGCAGGACCGGTTTGCCGCCGCCAAGGCCTATCTGGAGGCCATGAGCTTCGCGAGCGGCCTGACCACGGTCGACGCCATCCGCGCCCGCGCCCTGCTGGACGCCGGCCGGCCCGCCGACGCGGAGAAGATCGCCGCTGCCGCCGCCCGCTTTGCCGCGGCAGAGGGCCAGGCCGACCTGCTCTGGCAGGTACAGGCGCTTCGGGGCGAGGCGTTGGAGGCCCTCGGCCGGCAGCGGGAGGCGGAACGCGCCTTCCGCGCCGCCCAGACCGCCATCGAGGCCATTTCGGGCGCGCTCGCCACCGACGGCTCGAAGCGGCAGTTCAGCATCGGCAAGGGCGATATCACCCGCCGCCTGGTCGCCTATGACCTGGGGCGGAAGGACTATGCCCGCGCCTTCGCCGACCTGGAGCAGGGCCGCGCCCGCGCCTTCGTCGACATGGTCGGCCAGGTGCAGTTGGCCAGGGGCCGCAACCAGGCGCTGGTCGCCAAGGTGCGCGCGCTCGACGGCCGCATCCGCGCGGCCCGCATCCGGGCCTCGGCCCCGGGCAAGGCCGCGCCCGGCCTCAGCGCCGAGGTGCAGCGCCTTGCGGCCGAGCGGCACCGCGCGGTGGCCCGCCTGCGCCGCCAGTCGCCGGAACTGGCGGACGCGCTGGCGATCTCGGCCCAGGGCTTGCGGCCGGTGCAGCAGCGCCTCGGGCCGCGCGACCTGCTGCTCTACACCCTGCCGGAGGCGGATGCGGACGCACCGATCCGCTTCCTTGCGGTGCGGCGCGGCGGGGCTTCGGTCCTGACGACGACACTCAGCCATGGCGAGGTCGAGACTCTGCTGGCGCCCTTCACCACCGACGACCCGCTGGGCGACGCGCCGTTGCAGCAGGCGGCGGTGGAGACGCTGAGCCGGGGCCTGGGCCTCGCGGACTGGCAGCCGGCCGGCACGCTCTATGTGGTGCCGAGCCGGTCGCTCTATTTCCTGCCCTGGGCGGCGATGCCGGTCCGGGTGCCGGTGGTGGTGCTGCCGACCGGCGGCTGGCTGCTGCGCTCGCCCGACCGCATCGCCACGGCCCGCGCCGCCATTGTCGGCGACCCGGCCCTGGGCGGCGACTGGGAGTCGCTGCCCGGCGCGCGTGTGGAGGCGGACGACATCGCCGCGCTTTACGGCGTCTCGGCGATCACTGGCAGCGCGGCCAGCGTCGAGGCACTGCGCGCCCGCGTCGGCCGCGGCGTGCGCGTGCTGCATCTGGCGACCCACGGCGTGTTCAATGCGCGCGAGCCGCTGCAATCGGCGATCCTGCTCAGCCATGACGGTGGCACCGAGCGCCTGACGGCGTCCGACCTGTTCGAACAGCCGCTGCCGGCGACCCTGGTGGTCATGTCCGCCTGCGAGACCGGCCTCGGCCAGGTGACGGCCGGCGACGATTTCCTCGGCCTCGCGCGCTCGTTCTATCTAAGCGGGACGCATGCGGTGGTGAACAGCCTCTGGCCCGTGCATGACAAGCCCACCCGGCGGTTCATGGAAGTGTTCCACCGCGAAGCCGCCGGGGGCGACCTGGGCCGGGCCTGGCTGAAAGCTCGCGACACGCTGAAGGACGAGGGCTTGCCGCCGTCGGTCTATGGCGCGTTTGTCCTGGGCGGAGCCGCGCGCATCTGATACTGGGGCCCTTCAGCGCCCCCCGCCGCTCTCATCCTGAGTGGCGCGCGGCGCGTATCGAAGGACGGGGGGAGGCCTCGCTCCGGGTGCGCGGTTCAGATCGCCGCTACCGCGTGACCGCCGTCGACCACCAGCACCTGGCCGGTGACATAGCGCGACGCGTCGCTGGCGAGGAAGAGCAGGGCGCCGGTCAGGTCGTCCGGCAGGCCCAGCCGGCGCATCGGCACGCGGGCGATCAGGGCCTTGCCGGGCTCGGTCTCGAAAAAGGCGCGGTTCAGGTCGGTCAGGATATAGCCGGGCGCCAGCGAGTTCACCCGGATCTGCTGGCGCGCCAGCTCCATCGCCATCACCCGTGTCAGGTGGTCGAGGCCGGCCTTGGCGACGCCGTAGGCCACCACCCCCGGCTGGGTGCGGATGCCCAGCAGCGAGGAGATGTTGACGATGGTGCCGCCGTCTCCATCCTCGGCCATCTGGCGCGCCACCGCCTGGGCGACGTTCCAGGCGCCGGTCAGGTTGGTGTCCAGCACCGTCTCCCAGTCCTCGGCGCTGACATCCAGCAGGCGGCGGGTGACGGCGACGCCGGAATTGTTGACCAGCACGTCGATGCGGCCGGCCTGCTCCACCGCGGCGGCGACGGCATCCTCGGCCTGGTCCTTGTCGCGCACGTCCAGTTGCAGGGCGATGGCGCTGCCGCCGGCGGCCTCGATATCGTCCTTGACCACGGCCAGTTGCTCGACGCCGCGGGCCGCCAGCACCACGGTGGCGCCGGCGGCGGCCAGGGTCTCGGCAAAGCCGCGGCCGAGCCCGCGCGAGGCGCCGGTGATCAGCGCGACCTTGCCGTCCAGGCGAAAGGCACGGGTCGGGTCGGCGGCGCTGTCTGATGGCATGGCGGTGGTCTCCCTGGCGGTGGACGGTCTGGGGCAGTGGCGGGGGCATCGGGCTTGACCATGGACTTGACCGCAGGGGCCTCCGCCCCGCATGGTCCCCCATTCCTGCGAGACCGGCCGGGAGGGCTGTCGCCCATGCGCATCGATATCTATTCCGACACCATCTGCCCCTGGTGTTACATCGGCAAGCGGCGCTTGCAACGCGCCCTGTCGGCGCGCCCGGATCTGGAGGCGATCGTGCACTGGCACGCCTTCCAGCTCAACCCCTGGATGCCGGCGGCGGGCATGCCGCGCGAGGAATATCTGCGGGCCAAGTTCGGCGCCAGCGATGCGGGCCGCATTTATGCCAGCATCCGCGAGGTGGGCGCGACCGAAGGCATCGACTTCCGCTTCGACCTGATGGAGCGCACGCCCAACACCGTGCGCTCGCACCGGCTGATCGCCTGGGCGGCGGAGCAGTCGGGCGACGACCCCCAGGGCGCCGTGGTCGAGGCTCTGTTCCAGCTCTATTTCCTGGAGGGCAAGGACCTGGGCGCCACCGTCACCCTGCTGGAAGCGGTGGAGCGCACCGGCCTGGACATGGACCTGGCCGAGGCGTTTCTGGCCACCGACCTCTATGCCGACCGTGTGGTGCAGGAAGACGCCCACGCCCGGCGCATGGGCATTCAGGGCGTGCCCTGCTTCATCGTCGAAGGCTCCTATGCCATCAGCGGCGCGCAGGAGCCGGAATACTTCTTCCCCCTGTTCGACCTGATCGAAACGGGCCAGGCCGCGGCGGAATAGGTCCGAGCCCAAGGGGGGCGGGGGCGCCCTTGCCCCCTCCGGCCCGCATTGCGAGTCGCGCCGCCCTTCCTCCCTGGCGTCATTGCGAGAAGCCGCAGGCGACGAAGCAATCCAGCCTGACTCTGCCGGAGCCGCGGCCTGCCTGGATTGCCACGCCCGCTGCGCGGGCTCGCAATGACGCCGGGAAGGACGGTAAGGGAGGCAGCCGAGGCGTCAGAAAGAGAGGCGGCGGCGGAATAAGGCCGGGGCCGCTGGCGCGCCTATTGCGGCGCCTCGAACGCCGCGCCCTCGGCCAGGAGCGTTTCGGTCTCGTCGTCGGCAAAGCCGAACTCGGCCAGGATTTCCCGCGTGTGCTGGCCCTTGGCCGGGGCCGGGCGGTAGGTGGCGTTGTAGCGGCCGTCGCGGCGGATCGGAACGCCGATCGCTTCCGGCACCGAGGGCGCCATCGGGTCGACCAGCGGCAGGGCGGCGGCCAGGTTCGGGTCGCCGGCCACATCCGCGAACGTGTTGATCGGGCCGCAGAGAATGTCGGCCGCGCGCAGCCGCTCCACCCAATAGGCCGCGGGCTCGGCGGCGAACAGGGGTTCGATGATCGCGTCCAACTCGGCCCGGTGCTCGACCCGGAGCGCGTTGGTGGCGTAGCGCGGATCGCCGGCCAGATCCTCCAGCCCCAGGGCCGCGCAGAGTTTCTGCCAGTGCTCGTTGCGCAGGATGGCGAGGCTGATATGGCGCCCGTCGCCGGCGCGGAAGGCGCCCGCCGGCGCCAGATTGGTGTTCTGGTTGCCCTGGCGCAGCGGCACCTTGCCGGAGGCGCGAAAGCGGGTATAGCCGGCGCTCATCAGCGCCAGCGCCGCCGCCATCAGGCTGATGTCGATCTCGGCGCCGCCCTTGCCGGTGAGCCGGCCGTAAAGCGCCAGCAGGATCGCCTGCACGGCGGCGTTGGCCGCGGCCATGTCGATCAGCGGGAAGCCGACCCGGAGCGGTGGGCCGTCCGGCTCGCCCACCAGGCTCATGACGCCGCTCATGGCCTGCATGATGGTGTCGCTGGCCGGCAGTTCCGCATAGGGGCCGGTCTGGCCGAAGCCGGAAATGGTGCAATAGACCAGATCGGGCTTCAGCACCCGGCAGCGCTCGTAGCCGAAGCCCAGCTTGGCCATCACGCCGGGGCGGTAGTTGGAGATCAGCACGTCCGCCCGCCCCACCAGCCGCTCCAGCACCGCGCGGCCGCCGGGGCTCGCCACGTCCAGGCCGATGTCGCGCTTGTTGCGGTTGAGGGCGATGAACTGGGCGTTGGCCTCGCCGTCGACCTGGAAATGGTCAGCGGGCCTCGACCAGTCGCCGGCCGGGCGCTCCACCTTGACGACATTGGCGCCTTGGTCCGACAGCACCATGGCCGCATAGGGACCGGCCACGCCTTCGGTCATGTCGATGACGGTGATGTTGGAAAGAATGCCCCGCTCCACGGCCGGTCCTGCCCCCATCCCGCCTAGAACAGCCGGGCGGAGGCGATTTTCGCCCCCTCCACCATGGCGCCCAGCTTGGACCAGACCACGCTGGGCGCGACCCGGCCGGCGCCGGCCGAGGTGTCGAAGCCGCAGTCGGTGGCGGCCAGCACGCGGGAAGGATCGCCGAGCGTGGCGGCGACGCGCTCCAGCCGGTCGGCGACGGTTTCCGGGTGCTCGACATAGTTGGTGGTGGTGTCGATGCAGCCGACGATCACGCTCATGTCGTCCGGGATATTCCGGGGTGTGAAGGCCCGGTATTCGTGCTGGTGGCGCGGATTGCCCATGGGCAACAGCAGCGCGCCCGCATGGGCCTTGGTCAGGATCGGCAGCATCTCGCTGATGGGCACGTCGGCGTCGTGCGGGCCCTCGTAATTGCCCCAGCAGGCGTGCAGGCGGATGCGTTCCTTCGGCAGGTCGGCGGTGACGCGGCGCAGCTCCTCGATCACCCGCTCGACAAAGGCGAGGAATTCGCTGCGCGGCCGCTCGGCGAAATGGCCAT is a genomic window containing:
- a CDS encoding adenylate/guanylate cyclase domain-containing protein is translated as MVSPSRKTARRAGGLLAIAAVAAALALAAVRWVGPLHGLETGIADRIRIAMASPAAGQDSRLSIVAVDEATMARLPYRSPVDRGLLADVVRLLGAAGARAVGLDILLDQPTEPAKDARLAAAIKAFPGPVVLAWADARSGMTAPQTAWLRTFGAESGGRFGFANLTTDPDGMVRRHSRGLAGTDTPSLAAALAGRDGPDGAGETWTVDWRLPGTDGSPPFQTTPALILPLMAANPAVLAGWFKDRIVLVGADLPQQDRHATPLSAVLGGPATAGVAIHAHLVAQLLDNRLVPEWPAPARWAAVLALAVLAALVAMARWHWLLKLPALIVLAGGWLAGAIGLASLGGAVLPVTAALLALLLGAGATMGLDALLAHRERRFIRSAFAHYLAPQLVEELVRDPSGLRLGGERREMSFLFTDLEGFTGMSEAMAPEALGRLLNDYLDGVSAIVMAHRGVVDKYIGDAVVALFGVPGHDPAHAAHAVRCAMAIDAFAERFRAERTDARLGTTRIGVHSGEATVGNFGGRLRFDYTALGDAMNTAARLEGANKAFGTRIAVSGVCLREAEAHLDAPLPVQPIGDIVLKGKRDAIAVATLNAAAAPDWLDRYRAAYAALGCDPARAHTLLACLGDDPVVALHRQRLAAGETGARMELKEK
- a CDS encoding glucose 1-dehydrogenase; this translates as MPSDSAADPTRAFRLDGKVALITGASRGLGRGFAETLAAAGATVVLAARGVEQLAVVKDDIEAAGGSAIALQLDVRDKDQAEDAVAAAVEQAGRIDVLVNNSGVAVTRRLLDVSAEDWETVLDTNLTGAWNVAQAVARQMAEDGDGGTIVNISSLLGIRTQPGVVAYGVAKAGLDHLTRVMAMELARQQIRVNSLAPGYILTDLNRAFFETEPGKALIARVPMRRLGLPDDLTGALLFLASDASRYVTGQVLVVDGGHAVAAI
- a CDS encoding DsbA family oxidoreductase, whose product is MRIDIYSDTICPWCYIGKRRLQRALSARPDLEAIVHWHAFQLNPWMPAAGMPREEYLRAKFGASDAGRIYASIREVGATEGIDFRFDLMERTPNTVRSHRLIAWAAEQSGDDPQGAVVEALFQLYFLEGKDLGATVTLLEAVERTGLDMDLAEAFLATDLYADRVVQEDAHARRMGIQGVPCFIVEGSYAISGAQEPEYFFPLFDLIETGQAAAE
- a CDS encoding CHAT domain-containing protein, with amino-acid sequence MPILNRLQLPLLFAALLLLSACAQYVKTPPLSPSPTTVSPEDELAARLARITPPVTGDGTEPVWLPRPHSNVKQPQVGDDLGHGITVTPELAVLFQASADKDWQYWKAALGAAERSLPHTPEAAYILSSQRIKTMIHAGRPAEAFEELARLNRIESDLFGDNSETLSQYGQYNFWLNRPDEAIEYYSLMLDNLGDWWIPTFYYGKPENIGNAKRLAGAMVRAYIGMSGAYVMKKDYRTAMAWGRLGLERAQDIIGISHHPIYGLFVVPTAYMYEGHAWMLTFYAAARLGVSGDREANQPLIDAAKAYFRQAQYRWGDLVVDSVIDFVAYDRGLQPQETARIGPLPEPGLATPERLAAARHVRPAGLETREAIALPIPHPDSIRLPGAGEVNSFNFTVSPALAKANAAFLRGEYGAAAGLYAAIARDEKEPLKRWHASAQAIKAMIAAGRSADALAALPANAELEQAFFGTNLGARALRGDAKFWLGDYDGAVRDYLQVAEALGSFRPPTLFVFPPQIPQLSLMNQAQFRAYLGIARALMYKGDYAAALPWAEAAEQLFEETHYAWQHELYRAYLKIDRDMFFGRGLNLAVMAAARLVLGQDEPQGQDRFAAAKAYLEAMSFASGLTTVDAIRARALLDAGRPADAEKIAAAAARFAAAEGQADLLWQVQALRGEALEALGRQREAERAFRAAQTAIEAISGALATDGSKRQFSIGKGDITRRLVAYDLGRKDYARAFADLEQGRARAFVDMVGQVQLARGRNQALVAKVRALDGRIRAARIRASAPGKAAPGLSAEVQRLAAERHRAVARLRRQSPELADALAISAQGLRPVQQRLGPRDLLLYTLPEADADAPIRFLAVRRGGASVLTTTLSHGEVETLLAPFTTDDPLGDAPLQQAAVETLSRGLGLADWQPAGTLYVVPSRSLYFLPWAAMPVRVPVVVLPTGGWLLRSPDRIATARAAIVGDPALGGDWESLPGARVEADDIAALYGVSAITGSAASVEALRARVGRGVRVLHLATHGVFNAREPLQSAILLSHDGGTERLTASDLFEQPLPATLVVMSACETGLGQVTAGDDFLGLARSFYLSGTHAVVNSLWPVHDKPTRRFMEVFHREAAGGDLGRAWLKARDTLKDEGLPPSVYGAFVLGGAARI
- a CDS encoding CoA transferase — translated: MERGILSNITVIDMTEGVAGPYAAMVLSDQGANVVKVERPAGDWSRPADHFQVDGEANAQFIALNRNKRDIGLDVASPGGRAVLERLVGRADVLISNYRPGVMAKLGFGYERCRVLKPDLVYCTISGFGQTGPYAELPASDTIMQAMSGVMSLVGEPDGPPLRVGFPLIDMAAANAAVQAILLALYGRLTGKGGAEIDISLMAAALALMSAGYTRFRASGKVPLRQGNQNTNLAPAGAFRAGDGRHISLAILRNEHWQKLCAALGLEDLAGDPRYATNALRVEHRAELDAIIEPLFAAEPAAYWVERLRAADILCGPINTFADVAGDPNLAAALPLVDPMAPSVPEAIGVPIRRDGRYNATYRPAPAKGQHTREILAEFGFADDETETLLAEGAAFEAPQ